From the Lysobacterales bacterium genome, one window contains:
- a CDS encoding MFS transporter: MTDQRVRLSVLEALTLVRGDERVQLALAFVYFFCVLGAYYVLRPIRDAMGIAGGTDDLPWLFLGTLLLTLIVSPIFAALVARMPRARFVTWSYRGLMLCLLLFFVLIGQSDPSQQLWIGRIFYWWTSVFSVFAVSLFWAVMSDVFTPDQGRRLFAVVSAGGTLGGLVGAGITSLFATAFGVLPLLLVSALMLEVGLRAMRALAARAAARSEVQREREREVIGGSALAGFRLMLGSPYLMGIAGFMVLYTIGSTFLYFLQAGIVADAVPDRDARSALFAHIDVWANAATLLMQVFVSAHLLNRFGIAVALCVLPLLSTLGYLALGVAPVIGVVIAFQSIRRMGNFALTQPARENLYFPLPRETRYKAKNLIDTFMFRAGDQIGAWTHTGLGLLGLTASGISFVAAPISALWLLLAIWLGRAHRRLVAAQAASTPLPTQEANHAHHAS, translated from the coding sequence ATGACCGATCAACGCGTGCGACTGAGCGTCCTGGAAGCGCTGACCCTGGTGCGCGGCGACGAGCGCGTACAGCTTGCGCTCGCGTTCGTCTATTTCTTCTGCGTGCTCGGTGCCTACTACGTGCTGCGACCGATCCGCGACGCCATGGGGATCGCTGGCGGTACCGACGACCTGCCCTGGCTGTTCCTCGGCACCTTGCTGCTCACCCTGATCGTCAGCCCGATCTTCGCAGCCCTGGTCGCGCGCATGCCGCGGGCGCGCTTCGTCACCTGGTCGTATCGCGGGCTGATGCTGTGCCTGCTGCTGTTCTTCGTGCTGATCGGGCAGAGCGATCCGTCACAGCAGCTGTGGATCGGCCGCATCTTCTACTGGTGGACCAGCGTCTTCAGCGTGTTCGCTGTGTCGTTGTTCTGGGCGGTGATGAGCGATGTATTCACGCCCGACCAGGGCCGGCGTCTGTTCGCCGTGGTCTCCGCGGGCGGCACGCTCGGCGGACTGGTCGGCGCCGGCATCACCTCGCTGTTCGCGACGGCATTCGGCGTCCTGCCCTTGCTGCTGGTGTCGGCCCTGATGCTGGAGGTCGGCCTGCGCGCGATGCGCGCGCTGGCGGCACGCGCGGCAGCGCGCAGCGAGGTCCAGCGCGAGCGCGAGCGTGAAGTGATCGGCGGATCGGCGCTCGCCGGCTTCCGGCTGATGCTCGGCTCGCCGTACCTGATGGGCATCGCCGGCTTCATGGTGCTGTACACGATCGGCTCGACCTTTCTGTATTTCCTGCAGGCCGGCATCGTCGCCGACGCGGTCCCCGATCGCGATGCGCGCTCGGCGCTGTTTGCACATATCGATGTCTGGGCCAATGCCGCGACGCTGTTGATGCAGGTCTTCGTGTCGGCGCATCTGTTGAACCGATTCGGCATCGCCGTCGCCTTGTGCGTGTTGCCGCTGCTGTCGACCCTGGGGTATCTCGCACTCGGCGTTGCGCCGGTCATCGGGGTCGTCATCGCCTTCCAGTCGATCCGGCGCATGGGCAATTTCGCGCTGACCCAACCGGCGCGCGAAAACCTGTATTTCCCGCTGCCGCGCGAGACCCGCTACAAGGCCAAGAACCTGATCGACACCTTCATGTTCCGCGCTGGCGACCAGATCGGCGCATGGACACACACCGGCCTCGGCCTGCTCGGCCTGACCGCCAGCGGCATCAGTTTCGTCGCCGCGCCGATCTCGGCGCTGTGGCTCCTGCTCGCGATCTGGCTCGGTCGCGCGCATCGTCGTCTCGTCGCGGCACAAGCCGCATCCACGCCACTCCCGACCCAAGAGGCAAACCATGCACACCACGCGTCGTGA
- a CDS encoding YihA family ribosome biogenesis GTP-binding protein gives MTYAPKKSTQSKPAPKPEFKPSKALAAATFLLSAPTPQHLPPDRGAEIAFAGRSNAGKSSALNALTGQSALARVSKTPGRTQQLVVFQIDAERRLIDLPGYGFAKVPGEIQEVWHRALDEYFRERQSLSGLLLAMDVRHPLTEYDQIMLAFARARVLPVHILLTKADKLGRSAGTNVLHAVRKGLADHRAAASVQLFSSTERSGLDVATKWVEQRLGIERA, from the coding sequence ATGACCTACGCCCCCAAGAAATCGACCCAGTCCAAGCCCGCACCGAAGCCCGAGTTCAAGCCGTCGAAGGCACTCGCTGCGGCCACGTTCCTGCTGTCCGCGCCGACACCGCAGCATCTGCCACCGGACCGCGGCGCCGAGATCGCCTTCGCCGGCCGTTCGAATGCCGGCAAGTCGAGTGCATTGAATGCGCTGACCGGCCAGAGTGCGTTGGCGCGCGTGTCGAAGACGCCGGGGCGCACGCAGCAGCTCGTGGTGTTCCAGATCGACGCCGAGCGCCGCCTGATCGACCTTCCCGGCTACGGTTTCGCCAAAGTGCCGGGCGAGATCCAGGAGGTCTGGCATCGTGCGCTGGACGAATACTTCCGTGAGCGTCAGTCGTTGTCTGGGCTGTTGCTGGCGATGGATGTGCGCCATCCGCTGACCGAATACGACCAGATCATGCTCGCTTTCGCCCGCGCCCGGGTGTTGCCGGTGCATATCCTGCTGACCAAGGCCGACAAGCTTGGTCGCAGCGCCGGGACCAACGTGCTGCATGCAGTCCGCAAGGGGCTGGCCGATCATCGTGCCGCGGCCAGTGTGCAACTGTTCTCCTCGACCGAGCGCAGCGGCCTCGATGTCGCGACGAAATGGGTCGAGCAGCGTCTGGGGATCGAGCGCGCCTAG
- a CDS encoding sulfite exporter TauE/SafE family protein: MSLTDLALAALFLIIAVAYASVGHAGASGYIAAMSLFGLAPATIRPVALALNVLVASIAVWRFHRAGLVDWKRMLPFVLGSMPTAFLAAKYLHSPELIKRVLAAVLLFAAIQLWRTASGAVRDDAAARAPNPLFASAAGATIGVVSGLTGTGGAIFLTPLLLFAHWAKTREASGLSAGFVLANSLAGLAGLNAAAIQFPPAMPWWFGAVALGAVLGARLGTSRLPVPMLKRVLAVVLVVAAGKLAFT; the protein is encoded by the coding sequence ATGAGCCTGACCGATCTCGCGCTTGCTGCGCTGTTCCTGATCATCGCCGTGGCCTATGCCTCGGTCGGCCACGCCGGCGCGTCCGGCTACATCGCCGCGATGAGCCTGTTCGGACTCGCGCCCGCCACGATTCGTCCGGTCGCACTGGCGTTGAACGTGCTGGTCGCGAGCATCGCCGTATGGCGCTTCCATCGCGCCGGCTTGGTGGACTGGAAGCGGATGTTGCCCTTCGTGCTCGGCTCGATGCCGACCGCCTTCCTCGCTGCGAAGTACCTGCATTCGCCGGAACTGATCAAACGCGTGCTCGCAGCGGTGCTGCTGTTCGCCGCCATCCAGTTGTGGCGCACCGCCAGCGGTGCCGTGCGCGATGACGCCGCTGCGCGTGCACCGAATCCGCTGTTCGCGTCCGCTGCGGGCGCGACCATCGGCGTGGTGTCCGGGCTCACCGGCACCGGCGGCGCCATCTTCCTGACGCCGCTGCTGCTGTTCGCACACTGGGCAAAGACGCGCGAGGCCAGCGGCCTGTCCGCAGGCTTCGTGCTCGCGAATTCGCTGGCCGGTTTGGCCGGATTGAATGCAGCGGCGATCCAGTTCCCGCCGGCGATGCCCTGGTGGTTTGGCGCAGTTGCACTCGGCGCCGTGCTCGGTGCGCGCCTTGGCACGTCGAGGCTGCCGGTGCCGATGCTGAAGCGTGTGCTCGCCGTCGTGCTGGTGGTAGCGGCAGGAAAACTCGCGTTCACTTGA
- a CDS encoding TonB-dependent receptor, translated as MLSKNPNSVYLSVAIALALATSCATAGNAANTTRGPTVEVTARRESTAIDASLAAVRVIDRAEIERRQAGDLMELLRTEAGVDITRSGGVGQATTLFLRGSNSNHTLFLIDGVRVSSANSGLYDLAHLPLANVERIEIVRGPRAAFWGSDAIGGVVQIFTRKVEGYAGRVMAGKYGRLGVDASFGGQGERGEFSLTVGQEQTDGFSATNENAYGFNPDKDGYENNHARLNIASSIGEQMLRFAAQGTQAEVDFDQGVTDAENASAVLSIEGALADRWTHRLDLGHSREDLDTPAYFGAYEARRNTLDWHHQYALNDATTLSGGLNHARERGAELETFGNTEVFGARRHNSALYAGVAHQVGDHDLELTGRYDDSSVFGGEATFQAAWGWQWTDATRLRASYGEGFRAPSLNELYSPGFGGLFAGNPLLQPEQSDSLELGLHHAFNADHGLEVSAYRTRIDDLISFSGGELYQAVNIARADIDGIEFDYNGRVGGFSIAANATLQDAENRDTGSDLLRRPGRKGSVRVDYGFNGGARIGSEVFGSGTREDFDGRLPGYGLVHLVGSLPFGERWRVGLRVENLLDRNYEVLSGYNTPGRGAYVTLAWGE; from the coding sequence ATGCTCTCGAAGAACCCGAACTCCGTTTACCTGTCCGTCGCGATCGCTCTTGCGCTGGCCACCTCTTGCGCGACCGCGGGCAATGCGGCGAACACCACACGCGGCCCGACCGTCGAAGTGACCGCGCGTCGCGAATCGACCGCAATCGACGCATCGCTCGCTGCCGTGCGCGTGATCGACCGCGCCGAGATCGAACGTCGCCAGGCCGGCGACCTGATGGAACTGCTGCGCACCGAAGCCGGCGTCGACATCACCCGCAGCGGTGGCGTTGGTCAGGCGACCACGCTGTTCCTGCGCGGCTCGAATTCGAACCACACGCTGTTCCTGATCGACGGCGTGCGCGTCTCGTCGGCGAACTCGGGCCTGTACGACCTCGCCCACCTGCCCCTCGCGAATGTCGAACGCATCGAGATCGTGCGCGGACCGCGCGCGGCGTTCTGGGGCTCGGACGCGATCGGTGGCGTCGTGCAGATCTTCACCCGCAAGGTCGAGGGGTACGCCGGCCGCGTGATGGCCGGCAAATACGGCCGACTCGGCGTCGATGCGAGCTTCGGCGGCCAGGGTGAGCGCGGCGAATTCTCGCTGACGGTCGGCCAGGAACAGACCGACGGCTTCTCTGCGACCAACGAGAACGCCTACGGCTTCAACCCGGACAAGGACGGCTACGAGAACAACCACGCGCGCCTGAACATTGCCTCCAGCATCGGCGAGCAGATGCTGCGTTTCGCCGCACAGGGCACCCAGGCGGAAGTCGACTTCGACCAGGGCGTGACCGACGCCGAGAACGCCTCGGCCGTGTTGTCGATCGAAGGCGCGCTTGCGGATCGCTGGACGCATCGCCTCGACCTCGGCCATTCGCGCGAGGACCTCGACACGCCCGCTTATTTCGGTGCCTACGAGGCGCGTCGCAACACGCTGGACTGGCATCACCAGTACGCACTGAACGATGCCACCACGCTGTCCGGCGGGCTGAACCACGCGCGTGAACGCGGCGCCGAACTGGAGACCTTCGGGAACACCGAAGTGTTCGGCGCACGTCGCCACAACTCGGCCCTGTATGCCGGCGTCGCGCATCAGGTCGGCGACCATGATCTCGAACTCACCGGCCGCTACGACGACAGTTCCGTCTTCGGCGGCGAAGCCACGTTCCAGGCAGCCTGGGGCTGGCAGTGGACCGACGCGACGCGGCTGCGCGCCAGCTACGGCGAAGGCTTCCGCGCCCCCAGCCTGAACGAGTTGTACTCGCCCGGTTTCGGCGGCCTGTTCGCCGGCAACCCGTTGTTGCAGCCGGAACAATCGGACAGCCTCGAACTCGGCCTGCATCATGCATTCAACGCGGACCATGGTCTCGAGGTGAGCGCCTACCGGACCCGCATCGACGACCTGATCAGCTTCAGCGGCGGCGAGTTGTACCAGGCCGTCAACATTGCCCGGGCCGATATCGACGGCATCGAGTTCGATTACAACGGCCGCGTCGGCGGGTTCTCGATCGCCGCGAATGCGACCTTGCAGGATGCCGAGAACCGCGACACCGGCAGCGACCTATTGCGACGCCCAGGGCGCAAGGGCAGCGTGCGCGTCGACTACGGGTTCAACGGCGGCGCCCGCATCGGCAGCGAAGTATTCGGCTCGGGCACGCGCGAGGACTTCGATGGCAGGCTCCCCGGTTATGGCCTGGTGCATCTGGTCGGTTCGCTGCCGTTCGGCGAGCGCTGGCGTGTTGGCCTGCGCGTCGAGAATCTGCTCGACCGCAACTACGAGGTATTGTCCGGTTACAACACGCCGGGTCGCGGCGCCTACGTGACCCTCGCCTGGGGCGAATGA
- the hslU gene encoding ATP-dependent protease ATPase subunit HslU — translation MDHYTPQQIVAELDKHIVGQHAAKRAVAIALRNRWRRMQLAPELRNEVTPKNILMIGPTGVGKTEIARRLATLAEAPFVKVEATKFTEVGYVGKDVEAIIRDLIDVSVKMVREKAKAGVRAQAEANAEERILDALLPRPQAVRVWGEEPKHSEESNVTREKFRQMLREGKLDEREIELEVNFNVGVDIMAPPGMEEMGAQLKQMFSQLGNQKSQKRKLTVAKARPQLIEDEASKLLNEDDVRAQALEAAEQRGIVFIDEIDKVCQRSDWGGAGVSREGVQRDLLPLVEGSTVSTKHGPVKTDHVLFIASGAFHVAKPSDLIPELQGRFPIRVELNALSVDDFERILAEPQAALTKQYSALLGTEGVQLDFRPDAVRRLAELAFALNERQENIGARRLSTVLERLLDQLSFEAPQSETKTVVIDAAYVDAELGELAGNPDLSRYIL, via the coding sequence ATGGATCATTACACCCCGCAGCAGATCGTCGCCGAACTCGACAAGCACATCGTCGGACAACATGCCGCCAAGCGCGCGGTTGCAATTGCACTGCGCAATCGCTGGCGGCGGATGCAGCTTGCGCCCGAGCTGCGCAATGAAGTCACGCCAAAGAACATCCTGATGATCGGCCCGACCGGCGTCGGCAAGACCGAGATCGCGCGCCGCCTGGCGACGCTGGCGGAAGCGCCGTTCGTCAAGGTCGAAGCGACCAAGTTCACCGAGGTCGGTTATGTCGGCAAGGACGTCGAGGCGATCATCCGCGACCTGATCGACGTATCGGTGAAGATGGTCCGCGAGAAGGCCAAGGCCGGCGTACGCGCTCAGGCCGAAGCGAATGCCGAGGAACGTATCCTCGACGCGTTGCTGCCACGTCCGCAGGCGGTGCGCGTCTGGGGCGAGGAACCGAAGCACTCGGAAGAATCGAATGTCACCCGCGAGAAATTCCGGCAGATGCTGCGCGAGGGCAAGCTCGACGAACGCGAGATCGAACTCGAAGTCAACTTCAACGTCGGTGTCGACATCATGGCGCCGCCCGGCATGGAGGAAATGGGCGCACAGCTGAAGCAGATGTTCTCGCAACTCGGCAACCAGAAGTCGCAGAAGCGCAAGCTCACCGTCGCCAAGGCGCGTCCGCAACTCATCGAGGATGAGGCGTCGAAACTGTTGAACGAAGATGACGTGCGCGCACAGGCGCTGGAAGCCGCCGAACAACGCGGGATCGTCTTCATCGACGAGATCGACAAGGTCTGCCAGCGCTCGGACTGGGGCGGAGCGGGCGTCTCGCGCGAAGGCGTGCAACGCGACCTGCTGCCACTCGTCGAAGGTTCGACGGTAAGCACCAAGCACGGCCCGGTGAAAACCGACCATGTGTTGTTCATCGCCAGCGGTGCCTTCCACGTCGCCAAGCCGTCCGACCTGATCCCGGAGCTGCAGGGACGTTTCCCGATCCGCGTCGAATTGAACGCGCTGTCGGTCGACGATTTCGAGCGCATCCTCGCCGAACCACAGGCGGCGCTGACCAAGCAGTATTCGGCCTTGCTCGGCACCGAAGGCGTGCAACTCGATTTCCGTCCGGACGCGGTGCGCCGCCTCGCCGAGCTCGCGTTCGCGCTGAACGAGCGCCAGGAGAACATCGGTGCACGCCGCCTCTCGACTGTGCTCGAACGCCTGCTCGACCAACTCAGCTTCGAGGCCCCGCAGTCGGAAACCAAAACCGTCGTGATCGATGCCGCTTATGTCGATGCCGAACTCGGCGAGCTCGCCGGCAACCCGGACTTGAGTCGCTACATCCTGTAG
- the hslV gene encoding ATP-dependent protease subunit HslV — MEMSKPETFHATTIVSVRRHGRVVIGGDGQVTLGNTVMKSNARKVRRLGRGDVLAGFAGATADAFTLFELFEAKLEKHGGQLVRAAVELAKDWRTERRFGRLEALLAVADKHTSLIISGNGDVIEPEHGLIAIGSGGPFAQAAARALLEHTDLDARKIAEAALKVAGDICIYTNGHTSFEEL; from the coding sequence ATTGAGATGTCGAAACCCGAAACCTTTCATGCCACGACCATCGTGTCGGTGCGTCGCCATGGCCGCGTCGTGATCGGCGGCGACGGCCAGGTCACGCTCGGCAACACGGTGATGAAGTCGAACGCGCGCAAGGTGCGCCGACTCGGTCGCGGCGACGTGCTGGCCGGATTCGCCGGTGCCACCGCCGACGCCTTCACGCTGTTCGAACTGTTCGAGGCCAAGCTCGAAAAGCACGGCGGCCAACTCGTCCGCGCTGCCGTTGAGCTGGCGAAGGACTGGCGCACCGAGCGCCGCTTCGGCCGACTCGAAGCCCTGCTCGCGGTCGCCGACAAGCACACCTCGCTGATCATCAGCGGCAATGGCGACGTGATCGAACCCGAACACGGCCTGATCGCGATCGGCTCCGGCGGTCCGTTCGCGCAAGCGGCCGCGCGTGCGCTGCTCGAACACACCGATCTCGACGCCCGCAAGATCGCCGAGGCCGCGCTCAAGGTCGCGGGCGACATCTGCATCTACACCAACGGCCACACGTCGTTCGAGGAGCTGTGA
- a CDS encoding DUF971 domain-containing protein translates to MAVSAPSPTAITLHRASRLLEVGFDNGEVFRLDCEYLRVHSPSAEVQGHGPSQHILQLGKRGVNIVEIRPVGQYGVTLVFDDGHDTGIYSWDTLYALGRDHARNWAEYLAAVEASGGSR, encoded by the coding sequence ATGGCCGTGTCGGCGCCGAGCCCGACGGCGATCACCCTGCATCGGGCCTCGCGTCTGCTGGAAGTCGGCTTCGACAACGGCGAGGTGTTCAGGCTCGATTGCGAATACCTGCGCGTGCATTCACCCAGCGCGGAAGTTCAGGGCCACGGGCCGAGCCAGCACATTCTGCAACTCGGCAAGCGCGGCGTGAACATCGTCGAGATTCGTCCCGTCGGGCAATACGGCGTCACCCTCGTGTTCGACGACGGCCACGACACCGGCATCTACAGTTGGGACACGCTGTATGCGCTCGGCCGTGACCATGCCCGCAACTGGGCGGAGTACCTCGCTGCAGTCGAAGCCAGCGGCGGATCGCGCTAG
- a CDS encoding twin-arginine translocation signal domain-containing protein has product MHTTRRDLLKFASVAAAGAMLTPALRAYAGELRHVPKAAKPLNLLILGGTGFTGPFQVAYALARGHKVTLFNRGKRPSPEWPGAVEQLLGDRNNDLKALEGDRTWDACIDNPTSVPVWVRDAGKVLKGRVGQYVFISTISVYADNSTPGMDETAALAVYKGKDAMAETRETLMADIEHLYGSLKALSEAEGEKWFPGITTVIRPGYIVGPRDDSDRFTYWPLRIREGGEVLVPGDGSDPMQVIDARDLAEWTIRMVENKTFGIFNATGPDFERSTDATLYGIQAATGGNAKLVHVPIDFLEAQKIVVGGDLPIFAPGTGESAGFHRVSVQRAIDKGLTYRPLATTITDLLDWWDKLPAERRAKPNSGITRERQDELLKLWRARKA; this is encoded by the coding sequence ATGCACACCACGCGTCGTGATCTCCTGAAATTCGCCAGCGTCGCCGCTGCCGGTGCGATGCTCACGCCCGCGTTGCGGGCTTATGCGGGCGAGCTCAGGCACGTTCCGAAAGCCGCGAAGCCCTTGAACCTCCTGATCCTGGGCGGCACCGGCTTCACCGGCCCGTTCCAGGTGGCGTACGCGCTGGCGCGCGGCCACAAGGTGACGCTGTTCAATCGTGGCAAGCGGCCGTCGCCGGAATGGCCGGGCGCGGTCGAACAGTTGCTCGGCGATCGCAACAACGACCTGAAGGCGCTGGAGGGCGATCGCACCTGGGACGCCTGCATCGACAACCCGACCAGCGTGCCGGTATGGGTGCGCGATGCCGGCAAGGTGCTGAAGGGCCGCGTCGGGCAATACGTCTTCATCTCGACGATTTCGGTTTACGCCGACAACAGCACGCCGGGCATGGACGAAACCGCCGCGCTGGCCGTCTACAAGGGCAAGGACGCGATGGCGGAGACGCGCGAGACGCTGATGGCCGACATCGAGCATCTTTACGGGTCGCTCAAGGCGCTCAGCGAAGCCGAGGGCGAGAAGTGGTTCCCGGGCATCACCACGGTGATCCGTCCCGGCTACATCGTCGGGCCACGCGACGATTCCGATCGTTTCACCTACTGGCCGCTGCGCATCCGCGAAGGCGGCGAGGTGCTGGTGCCTGGCGACGGCTCCGACCCGATGCAGGTGATCGACGCACGCGATCTCGCCGAGTGGACCATCCGCATGGTCGAAAACAAGACGTTCGGCATCTTCAACGCCACCGGTCCCGATTTCGAACGCAGCACCGATGCCACGCTGTACGGCATCCAGGCCGCGACCGGCGGCAATGCGAAGCTCGTGCACGTGCCGATTGATTTCCTCGAAGCACAGAAGATCGTGGTCGGCGGCGACCTGCCGATCTTCGCGCCGGGCACGGGCGAGTCCGCCGGTTTCCATCGCGTCAGCGTCCAGCGCGCGATCGACAAGGGCCTCACCTACCGCCCGCTCGCGACCACCATCACCGATCTGCTCGACTGGTGGGACAAGCTGCCCGCCGAACGCCGTGCCAAGCCGAATTCCGGCATCACCCGCGAACGCCAGGACGAGTTGCTGAAACTCTGGCGCGCGAGGAAGGCTTGA
- a CDS encoding CPXCG motif-containing cysteine-rich protein codes for MLDTIRLTCPWCGERFETVADPSAGDADYIEDCPVCCKPITVHLSTDLDGELTDWRADDDR; via the coding sequence ATGCTCGACACGATCCGACTGACCTGTCCCTGGTGCGGCGAACGCTTCGAGACCGTCGCCGACCCCTCCGCTGGCGACGCCGACTACATCGAAGACTGCCCGGTCTGCTGCAAGCCGATCACCGTCCATCTCAGCACCGACCTTGACGGCGAACTGACGGACTGGCGCGCGGACGACGATCGCTGA